Proteins encoded together in one Chiloscyllium plagiosum isolate BGI_BamShark_2017 chromosome 50, ASM401019v2, whole genome shotgun sequence window:
- the LOC122544617 gene encoding histone H4, with the protein MSGRGKGGKGLGKGGAKRHRKVLRDNIQGITKPAIRRLARRGGVKRISGLIYEETRGVLKVFLENVIRDAVTYTEHAKRKTVTAMDVVYALKRQGRTLYGFGG; encoded by the coding sequence ATGTCTGGAAGAGGTAAGGGAGGTAAAGGCCTGGGAAAAGGCGGAGCGAAGCGACACCGCAAAGTGCTCCGTGATAACATCCAGGGCATCACGAAACCAGCCATCCGGCGCCTGGCTCGCCGTGGCGGGGTCAAGCGCATCTCGGGCTTGATCTACGAGGAGACTCGCGGGGTGCTGAAGGTTTTCCTGGAGAATGTGATCAGGGATGCGGTCACCTACACTGAGCACGCCAAGCGCAAGACAGTCACCGCCATGGATGTGGTGTACGCTCTGAAACGCCAGGGCCGCACTCTCTATGGATTTGGCGGCTGA
- the LOC122544606 gene encoding histone H2B 1/2-like, with protein MADEKKAQQASKKGAKKIIKKTPAKGGKKKKRTRKESYSIYKVMKQVHPDTGISSKAMSIMNSFVNDIFERIAGEASRLAHYNKRSTISSWEIQTAVLLLAKHAVSEGTKAVTKYTSSK; from the coding sequence ATGGCTGATGAgaagaaagcacagcaagcctCCAAGAAGGGCGCGAAGAAAATCATCAAGAAGACGCCAGCGAAGGGCggcaagaagaagaaaaggactAGGAAAGAAAGTTACTCCATCTACAAAGTGATGAAGCAGGTTCACcccgacaccggcatctcctccAAGGCCATGAGCATCATGAACTCGTTCGTCAACGATATTTTCGAGCGCATCGCGGGGGAGGCTTCCCGCCTGGCCCATTACAACAAGCGCAGCACCATCAGCTCCTGGGAGATCCAGACCGCCGTGCTGCTGCTGGCCAAGCACGCCGTGTCGGAGGGCACAAAGGCGGTGACCAAGTACACCAGCTCCAAGTGA